In a genomic window of Gossypium arboreum isolate Shixiya-1 chromosome 7, ASM2569848v2, whole genome shotgun sequence:
- the LOC108472552 gene encoding aspartyl protease family protein 2-like — protein sequence MLVRVSLGLVVLFLSISYAAFEATARIHYDRIKTGNPNSNSNISSLAGIEFPDHMIFNAVSSSTSTNGCSYLNDDDDGSKKIVKLHLKQRQIDSKTEPKSSVLKSTMRDSIRIQALHTRVIEKKNQNAISRLNKQSSLKPVIEKAGAPESYTDGFSGQLVATLESGVSLGSGEYFIDVFIGTPPKHFSLILDTGSDLNWIQCVPCYDCFEQTGPYYDPNESSSYRNISCQDPRCNLVSPPDPPLPCKTENQTCPYYYWYGDSSNTTGDFAVETFTVNLTSNGNSEFKPVENVMFGCGHWNRGLFHGAAGLLGLGRGPLSFASQLQSLYGHSFSYCLVDRNSDTNVSSKLIFGEDKSLLNHPNLNFTSLLTGKENSVDTFYYVQIKSILVGGDILPIPEETWRLSTDGTGGTIVDSGTTLSYFADPTYKIIKEAFVNKTKGYPLLKDFPILNPCYNVSGIENVELPDFGIEFLDGAVWNFPVENYFIWLEDDVVCLAILGTPRSALSIIGNYQQQNFHILYDTKKSRLGYAPMKCADV from the coding sequence ATGTTGGTGAGAGTTTCTTTAGGTCTTGTTGTTCTTTTTCTTTCGATTTCATATGCTGCTTTTGAAGCTACTGCTAGAATCCATTATGATCGAATCAAAACTGGGAATCCCAATTCCAATTCCAATATTTCCAGTTTGGCTGGAATTGAATTCCCTGATCATATGATCTTCAATGCAGTTTCTTCTTCTACAAGTACCAATGGCTGTTCTTAtcttaatgatgatgatgatgggtcAAAGAAGATTGTTAAGTTGCACTTGAAACAGAGACAAATAGATTCAAAAACAGAGCCAAAATCCTCTGTTTTAAAATCAACCATGAGGGATTCCATTAGGATTCAAGCACTTCATACAAGGGTCATTGAGAAAAAGAATCAAAATGCCATTTCAAGGCTAAACAAGCAATCCAGTTTGAAGCCGGTGATCGAAAAAGCCGGCGCACCAGAATCTTACACAGACGGGTTTTCCGGACAGCTCGTAGCGACTTTGGAATCTGGTGTTAGCCTTGGTTCAGGGGAGTATTTCATTGATGTGTTTATTGGTACACCTCCTAAACATTTCTCTTTAATACTTGATACTGGTAGTGATCTTAATTGGATTCAATGTGTTCCTTGTTATGATTGTTTCGAGCAAACCGGCCCATATTATGATCCGAACGAATCGAGTTCGTATCGGAATATAAGTTGTCAAGATCCTAGGTGCAATTTGGTTTCACCCCCTGATCCTCCTCTGCCTtgtaaaacagagaatcaaactTGTCCTTATTATTATTGGTATGGTGATAGTTCGAATACGACCGGTGATTTCGCGGTCGAGACGTTTACCGTCAATTTAACGTCGAACGGGAACTCGGAGTTTAAACCGGTCGAGAATGTGATGTTCGGTTGTGGTCATTGGAATAGGGGTCTTTTTCACGGTGCCGCAGGGTTATTAGGCCTTGGGAGAGGGCCACTCTCGTTTGCCTCGCAGCTACAATCATTATACGGTCATTCATTTTCGTATTGTCTTGTTGACCGGAACAGTGATACGAATGTCAGCAGCAAGTTGATTTTCGGGGAGGATAAATCTCTTCTCAACCACCCCAATTTGAATTTCACGTCTTTGCTTACCGGGAAGGAGAATTCGGTCGATACATTTTACTATGTTCAAATAAAATCCATCCTAGTCGGCGGTGACATCTTGCCTATACCTGAAGAAACATGGCGATTATCGACCGATGGTACCGGTGGTACCATCGTCGATTCCGGTACTACTTTAAGTTACTTTGCAGACCCTACTTACAAGATCATCAAAGAAGCATTTGTGAATAAAACAAAAGGGTATCCATTGTTGAAAGATTTTCCAATCTTGAATCCATGTTACAATGTGTCCGGGATCGAAAATGTAGAGCTACCCGATTTCGGTATCGAGTTCCTCGACGGAGCCGTATGGAATTTCCCGGTCGAAAACTACTTCATTTGGCTCGAAGACGACGTGGTTTGTTTAGCCATATTGGGGACGCCAAGATCAGCACTTTCAATTATAGGGAACTATCaacaacaaaattttcatatcttATATGATACAAAGAAATCAAGGTTGGGATATGCACCAATGAAATGTGCTGATGTTTAA